One genomic segment of Chelonia mydas isolate rCheMyd1 chromosome 1, rCheMyd1.pri.v2, whole genome shotgun sequence includes these proteins:
- the KCNRG gene encoding potassium channel regulatory protein isoform X3 has translation MVLAVPVDLQFRNSLVRKTKVSVNLDRWRDNMSNQEVAILNVGGSKFTTWASTLRRFPESRLARMLNGNDHEFRLVNGQFFVDRDGTLFNYILDFLRTLQLSLPTDFSDYQRLQREADFYELHSLADLLSQENLLKPRPEILEVRFLLQETQAFFRVFGSCSNTIELLTPLPLERPSHHDLVFQCGTDYSAGDQLVARYVSIKPDHRKLINGTNVLGLLVDTLLREGFHLVSTRTVSTEEKVECYSFERMKRPETLFLTANQSPESPGGAQMKLTPMHKQK, from the exons ATGGTACTTGCAGTCCCAGTTGATTTGCAGTTTAGGAATAGTCTGGTTAGAAAGACAAAGGTCAGTGTTAACCTTGATCGGTGGAGAGACAATATGAGCAATCAAGAAGTGGCCATTTTGAATGTGGGAGGCTCAAAATTTACAACATGGGCTTCCACCCTGCGGAGGTTCCCAGAGTCCAGGTTAGCACGGATGTTGAATGGCAATGACCACGAATTCAGGCTGGTGAATGGACAATTCTTTGTGGACAGAGATGGAACTTTGTTTAATTACATCCTAGATTTTTTGAGGACACTCCAGCTTTCTCTGCCCACTGACTTTTCAGACTATCAGAGGCTGCAAAGAGAAGCGGACTTCTATGAGCTCCACTCCCTGGCTGATCTCCTGAGCCAGGAAAACTTGCTGAAGCCGAGACCAGAGATCTTGGAAGTGCGATTCTTGCTCCAGGAAACTCAGGCCTTTTTTCGAGTCTTTGGCTCTTGCAGCAACACTATTGAG CTCCTCACTCCACTTCCTTTGGAGAGACCTTCTCATCATGACCTGGTTTTTCAATGTGGCACTGACTATTCTGCTGGTGACCAGTTAGTGGCAAG GTACGTCTCTATAAAACCTGATCATAGAAAACTGATTAATGGAACGAACGTACTAGGCCTACTGGTTGACACGTTACTTAGAGAAGGATTTCACCTTGTAAGCACCAGAACAGTCTCCACTGAAGAAAAAGTTGAATGCTACAGTTTTGAAAGGATGAAGAGGCCAGAAACCCTTTTTCTCACTGCCAACCAAAGCCCAGAAAGCCCTGGTGGAGCACAGATGAAGTTAACTCCGATGCACAAGCAGAAATGA
- the KCNRG gene encoding potassium channel regulatory protein isoform X4 produces MVLAVPVDLQFRNSLVRKTKVSVNLDRWRDNMSNQEVAILNVGGSKFTTWASTLRRFPESRLARMLNGNDHEFRLVNGQFFVDRDGTLFNYILDFLRTLQLSLPTDFSDYQRLQREADFYELHSLADLLSQENLLKPRPEILEVRFLLQETQAFFRVFGSCSNTIEKLLTPLPLERPSHHDLVFQCGTDYSAGDQLVARCTVDRIVYTVPVGYIGAVL; encoded by the exons ATGGTACTTGCAGTCCCAGTTGATTTGCAGTTTAGGAATAGTCTGGTTAGAAAGACAAAGGTCAGTGTTAACCTTGATCGGTGGAGAGACAATATGAGCAATCAAGAAGTGGCCATTTTGAATGTGGGAGGCTCAAAATTTACAACATGGGCTTCCACCCTGCGGAGGTTCCCAGAGTCCAGGTTAGCACGGATGTTGAATGGCAATGACCACGAATTCAGGCTGGTGAATGGACAATTCTTTGTGGACAGAGATGGAACTTTGTTTAATTACATCCTAGATTTTTTGAGGACACTCCAGCTTTCTCTGCCCACTGACTTTTCAGACTATCAGAGGCTGCAAAGAGAAGCGGACTTCTATGAGCTCCACTCCCTGGCTGATCTCCTGAGCCAGGAAAACTTGCTGAAGCCGAGACCAGAGATCTTGGAAGTGCGATTCTTGCTCCAGGAAACTCAGGCCTTTTTTCGAGTCTTTGGCTCTTGCAGCAACACTATTGAG AAGCTCCTCACTCCACTTCCTTTGGAGAGACCTTCTCATCATGACCTGGTTTTTCAATGTGGCACTGACTATTCTGCTGGTGACCAGTTAGTGGCAAG gtgcaCTGTTGACAGAATTGTTTACACGGTTCCAGTTGGTTACATTGGGGCAGTCCTATAG
- the KCNRG gene encoding potassium channel regulatory protein isoform X1 — MVLAVPVDLQFRNSLVRKTKVSVNLDRWRDNMSNQEVAILNVGGSKFTTWASTLRRFPESRLARMLNGNDHEFRLVNGQFFVDRDGTLFNYILDFLRTLQLSLPTDFSDYQRLQREADFYELHSLADLLSQENLLKPRPEILEVRFLLQETQAFFRVFGSCSNTIEVLAGRVTMFTEQSLRQNWNNNPFPSQKLLTPLPLERPSHHDLVFQCGTDYSAGDQLVARYVSIKPDHRKLINGTNVLGLLVDTLLREGFHLVSTRTVSTEEKVECYSFERMKRPETLFLTANQSPESPGGAQMKLTPMHKQK; from the exons ATGGTACTTGCAGTCCCAGTTGATTTGCAGTTTAGGAATAGTCTGGTTAGAAAGACAAAGGTCAGTGTTAACCTTGATCGGTGGAGAGACAATATGAGCAATCAAGAAGTGGCCATTTTGAATGTGGGAGGCTCAAAATTTACAACATGGGCTTCCACCCTGCGGAGGTTCCCAGAGTCCAGGTTAGCACGGATGTTGAATGGCAATGACCACGAATTCAGGCTGGTGAATGGACAATTCTTTGTGGACAGAGATGGAACTTTGTTTAATTACATCCTAGATTTTTTGAGGACACTCCAGCTTTCTCTGCCCACTGACTTTTCAGACTATCAGAGGCTGCAAAGAGAAGCGGACTTCTATGAGCTCCACTCCCTGGCTGATCTCCTGAGCCAGGAAAACTTGCTGAAGCCGAGACCAGAGATCTTGGAAGTGCGATTCTTGCTCCAGGAAACTCAGGCCTTTTTTCGAGTCTTTGGCTCTTGCAGCAACACTATTGAGGTACTGGCTGGACGGGTAACTATGTTTACAGAGCAGTCCTTGAGACAGAACTGGAATAATAATCCTTTCCCTTCTCAGAAGCTCCTCACTCCACTTCCTTTGGAGAGACCTTCTCATCATGACCTGGTTTTTCAATGTGGCACTGACTATTCTGCTGGTGACCAGTTAGTGGCAAG GTACGTCTCTATAAAACCTGATCATAGAAAACTGATTAATGGAACGAACGTACTAGGCCTACTGGTTGACACGTTACTTAGAGAAGGATTTCACCTTGTAAGCACCAGAACAGTCTCCACTGAAGAAAAAGTTGAATGCTACAGTTTTGAAAGGATGAAGAGGCCAGAAACCCTTTTTCTCACTGCCAACCAAAGCCCAGAAAGCCCTGGTGGAGCACAGATGAAGTTAACTCCGATGCACAAGCAGAAATGA
- the KCNRG gene encoding potassium channel regulatory protein isoform X2, which produces MVLAVPVDLQFRNSLVRKTKVSVNLDRWRDNMSNQEVAILNVGGSKFTTWASTLRRFPESRLARMLNGNDHEFRLVNGQFFVDRDGTLFNYILDFLRTLQLSLPTDFSDYQRLQREADFYELHSLADLLSQENLLKPRPEILEVRFLLQETQAFFRVFGSCSNTIEKLLTPLPLERPSHHDLVFQCGTDYSAGDQLVARYVSIKPDHRKLINGTNVLGLLVDTLLREGFHLVSTRTVSTEEKVECYSFERMKRPETLFLTANQSPESPGGAQMKLTPMHKQK; this is translated from the exons ATGGTACTTGCAGTCCCAGTTGATTTGCAGTTTAGGAATAGTCTGGTTAGAAAGACAAAGGTCAGTGTTAACCTTGATCGGTGGAGAGACAATATGAGCAATCAAGAAGTGGCCATTTTGAATGTGGGAGGCTCAAAATTTACAACATGGGCTTCCACCCTGCGGAGGTTCCCAGAGTCCAGGTTAGCACGGATGTTGAATGGCAATGACCACGAATTCAGGCTGGTGAATGGACAATTCTTTGTGGACAGAGATGGAACTTTGTTTAATTACATCCTAGATTTTTTGAGGACACTCCAGCTTTCTCTGCCCACTGACTTTTCAGACTATCAGAGGCTGCAAAGAGAAGCGGACTTCTATGAGCTCCACTCCCTGGCTGATCTCCTGAGCCAGGAAAACTTGCTGAAGCCGAGACCAGAGATCTTGGAAGTGCGATTCTTGCTCCAGGAAACTCAGGCCTTTTTTCGAGTCTTTGGCTCTTGCAGCAACACTATTGAG AAGCTCCTCACTCCACTTCCTTTGGAGAGACCTTCTCATCATGACCTGGTTTTTCAATGTGGCACTGACTATTCTGCTGGTGACCAGTTAGTGGCAAG GTACGTCTCTATAAAACCTGATCATAGAAAACTGATTAATGGAACGAACGTACTAGGCCTACTGGTTGACACGTTACTTAGAGAAGGATTTCACCTTGTAAGCACCAGAACAGTCTCCACTGAAGAAAAAGTTGAATGCTACAGTTTTGAAAGGATGAAGAGGCCAGAAACCCTTTTTCTCACTGCCAACCAAAGCCCAGAAAGCCCTGGTGGAGCACAGATGAAGTTAACTCCGATGCACAAGCAGAAATGA
- the KCNRG gene encoding potassium channel regulatory protein isoform X5 codes for MVLAVPVDLQFRNSLVRKTKVSVNLDRWRDNMSNQEVAILNVGGSKFTTWASTLRRFPESRLARMLNGNDHEFRLVNGQFFVDRDGTLFNYILDFLRTLQLSLPTDFSDYQRLQREADFYELHSLADLLSQENLLKPRPEILEVRFLLQETQAFFRVFGSCSNTIELLTPLPLERPSHHDLVFQCGTDYSAGDQLVARCTVDRIVYTVPVGYIGAVL; via the exons ATGGTACTTGCAGTCCCAGTTGATTTGCAGTTTAGGAATAGTCTGGTTAGAAAGACAAAGGTCAGTGTTAACCTTGATCGGTGGAGAGACAATATGAGCAATCAAGAAGTGGCCATTTTGAATGTGGGAGGCTCAAAATTTACAACATGGGCTTCCACCCTGCGGAGGTTCCCAGAGTCCAGGTTAGCACGGATGTTGAATGGCAATGACCACGAATTCAGGCTGGTGAATGGACAATTCTTTGTGGACAGAGATGGAACTTTGTTTAATTACATCCTAGATTTTTTGAGGACACTCCAGCTTTCTCTGCCCACTGACTTTTCAGACTATCAGAGGCTGCAAAGAGAAGCGGACTTCTATGAGCTCCACTCCCTGGCTGATCTCCTGAGCCAGGAAAACTTGCTGAAGCCGAGACCAGAGATCTTGGAAGTGCGATTCTTGCTCCAGGAAACTCAGGCCTTTTTTCGAGTCTTTGGCTCTTGCAGCAACACTATTGAG CTCCTCACTCCACTTCCTTTGGAGAGACCTTCTCATCATGACCTGGTTTTTCAATGTGGCACTGACTATTCTGCTGGTGACCAGTTAGTGGCAAG gtgcaCTGTTGACAGAATTGTTTACACGGTTCCAGTTGGTTACATTGGGGCAGTCCTATAG